Part of the Geodermatophilus obscurus DSM 43160 genome is shown below.
CCTACGACGTGCAGCAGGCCTGCGGCACCGGGCTCGAGGCCGCGGTCCTGGTCGCCAACAAGATCGCGCTGGGGCAGATCGAGTCCGGCATCGCCGGCGGCGTCGACACCACCTCCGACGCGCCGCTGGCCATCCACGACGAGATGCGCCGCGTTCTGATCACGCTCAGCAGCGCCAGGACCCTCCGGCAGCGGCTCGAGGCCCTCGCCGGCGTGCGACCCGGGATGTTCGTGCCCGAGGCCCCGCGCAACACCGAGCCGCGCACCGGCCTGTCGATGGGCGACCACCAGGCGATCACCGCCAAGGAGTGGGGGGTCAGCCGCGAGGCCCAGGACGAGCTGACCGTCCGGTCGCACCAGAACCTCGCCGCCGCCTACGAGCGCGGCTTCTTCGACGACCTGGTCACCCCCTACCTGGGGCTGACCCGCGACGAGAACCTGCGGCCGGACACCTCGATGGAGAAGCTGGCGAAGCTGAAGCCGGTGTTCGGCACGGGCGACCCCGACGCCACCATGACCGCGGGCAATTCCACGCCGCTGTCCGACGGCGCCTCCGCCGTCCTGCTGGCCTCCGACGCGTGGGCCGCCGAGCGCGGCCTGCCGGTGCTCGCCCACCTCGTCGACGCGCAGACCGCCGCCGTCGACCACGTGCACGGCGGTGAGGGCCTGCTGATGGCCCCGGCGTACGCCGTCCCGGTCCTGCTGGCCCGCAACGGACTGACGCTGCAGGACTTCGACTTCTACGAGATCCACGAGGCGTTCGCCTCGACGGTGCTCGCCACGCTGGAGGCCTGGGAGGACCCGGCGTTCTGCAAGGAGCGGCTGGGCCTGGACGCCCCGCTCGGCGCCATCGACCGCTCGAAGCTCAACGTCAACGGCTCATCACTGGCGGCCGGCCACCCGTTCGCGGCGACCGGCGGGCGCATCGTCGCCTCGCTGGCCAAGCAGCTGCACCAGGAGGGGCCCGGCAGGCGCGGCCTGGTCTCCATCTGCGCAGCTGGCGGCCAGGGTGTCGTCGCCATCCTCGAGTCCTGAAGGAGCCGCATCCCGTGACTGACTGGTACCGCGACCTCGCCAACTCCGGCGTCGGTTCGACCCTCGTCGAGCAGCTAGGCCTGCCCCGACCGGCCGTGCTGCGCCGCTACGAGCCGGGCGCACCGCTGCTGACCGGCCCGGCCGTGGTCGGCACCGCCGGCGGGGGCGGGTTGCACGAGATCCTGACCCGCGTGCTCGAGGACGCCGGCGTCCCCGTGCGGTCGTCTGCGGCCACCGACGGCGAGCGGCTGGGCGCCGTGCTGCTCGACGCCACCGGCGGAACCGGCCCCGCCGACCTCGCCGCGGCGCACGAGGTGCTGGCGCCGGCGGTCAAGCGGCTCGGCCCCTCCGGCCGGGTGCTCGTGCTGGCCCACCCGCCGTCGGACGCCGACTCCCCGGCGCAGGCCGCCGCCCGGCAGGCGCTGGAGGGGCTGGTCCGCTCGCTCGCCAAGGAGCTGCGCAACGGCGCGACGGCGAACCTCCTGTTCGTGCCGGTCGGTGCGGAGGCCTCGGTGCCCGGCCCGGTCCGCTTCTTCCTCTCCGGCCGGTCGGCCTACGTCGACGGCCAGGTGGTCACCCTGACGGCCGCCGACGTACCGGCGGGCGAGGACGCGGAGCGCCCGCTGGCCGGGAAGGTCGCCGTCGTCACCGGTGCGGCCCGCGGCATCGGCGCGGCGATCGCTCGCGTGGTGGCTCGCGACGGCGCGCACGTGGTCGCCGTCGACGTCCCCGCCGCCGGCCAGTCGCTGGCCGAGGTGGCCAACGAGATCGGCGGGACGGCGTTCCAGCTCGACATCACCGCGCCCGACGCCGCGCAGCGGCTGATCGCGCACCTGCGGGAGCGGCACGGCGGGGTGGACGTCGTCGTCCACAACGCCGGCATCACCCGCGACAAGTTGCTGGTGAACATGGACGCCGCCCGCTGGAACTCGGTCATGGCGGTCAACCTGCAGGCCCAGCTCGACGTCACCCAGGCGCTGCTGGACGCCCATGGCGTGCTGCGCCCCGGCGCGCGCGTGGTCTGCGTGAGCTCGCAGTCGGGCATCGCCGGCAACCGCGGGCAGACCAACTACGCGGCGTCCAAGGCCGGCATCATCGGCATGGTGCGGGCATGGGCGCCGGCGTTCGCCGAGCGCGGCGCGACGATCAACGCGGTCGCGCCGGGGTTCATCGTCACCGAGATGACGGCGAAGATGCCCTTCGGCACCCGCGAGATCGGCTCCCGGATCAACTCGCTGCAGCAGGGCGGCCTGCCGGTCGACGTCGCCGAGACGATCGCCTGGCTGTCCCAGCCCAGCGCCGCCGGGGTGAACGGCCAGGTGGTGCGGGTGTGCGGCCAGTCGTTCCTGGGGGCGTGATGGCCCGCACCGTGCTGGAGGCCGCGCCGTCGATGCCGGCGCTGTTCGCCCGGGCCGTGGCCACCGCGCGCGGCCGCGGCGGCGACCTGCCCGACACCCGGCTGGCCCGCACCGGCGTCCGCGTGGAGGCCGCCGACCTGGCCGCCTACGACCGGGTCTGCGGTTTCCCGCTGGCCGACACGCTGCCGCCCACCCACCCGCACGTGCTCACGTTCCCGCTGCAGCTGGCGCTGATGAGCGACCGGTCGTTCCCGCTGGCGCTGCCGGGCCTGGTGCACGTGCGCAACCGGGTCGAGGTGCTGCGGCCGGTGCAGGCCGACGAGGCGCTCGACCTGGAGGTGTGGGCCGAGCGGTTCGCCCGGCACCCACGCGGGGCGACGGTGGACCTGTGCGCGTCGGTCTCCGCCGGCGGCGCCGAGGTGTGGCGCTCGCGGTCGACGTACCTGGCCCGCGGCGCCAGAGCCCCCGAAGGCGCGCCGGGGTCCGACCTCGACCTGGCGGTCGGCGACCTGGCGCGTCCCGTCGCCACCTGGCGGGTGCCGGACGACGCCGGGCGCCGCTACGCGCGGGTCTCCGGCGACGTGAACCCGATCCACCTCTCCGGGCTGACCGCCAAGGCGTTCGGCTTCAAGCGGGCCATCGCGCACGGCATGTGGGTCAAGGCCCGCGCGCTCGCGACGCTGACCGGACGGCTGCCCGACGCGATGACGGTGGACGTGGTGTTCCGGAAGCCGCTGCTCCTGCCCTCGACGGTCACGCTCTCGACCGCCGCGGTCGGCGGCGGCTGGGACCTCGCCGTCCGCAACGCGAGGAGCGGCGCCGAGCACCTGCTGGGGACCGTCCGCCCGCGCTGACCTCGCGCCGTCACCGGCGCGTGGCTGCCCGACACGCCGTCAGGGGCAGCTCTCCGCCGCTGAGCGACTGGAAGGGCGTGGCACCCGTCCGGTGAGGTGGGTCCGTGGAGCACACGGACCCGACCGAACACCCCCGGCCGCTGCTGCGCCGTCCCTGGACCTCGCTCGACGGCGAGTGGGAGTTCGCCGCCGACCCCGACCTCGTCGGCACCGTCGGCGGCATCGCGTTCGACCGCACGATCCGGGTGCCCTACGCCCCGGAGACACCGGCGAGCGGCGTGACCTGGCCCGGCCGGCTCAACCGCGCGTGGTACCGCCGCCGGCTGCCCGGCCGCGCCGGCGACCGGCGCACCGTCCTCCACTTCGGTGCCGTCGACCGCATCTGCGACGTGTGGGTCGGTGGCGCGCACGTCACCTCCCACGAGGGCGGCTACACACCGTTCAGCGTCGACGTCACCGACTTCCTCGGGGACGACGGCGCAGACCTCGTGGTCCGGGCCGACGACGACCCCCTGGACCTCGAGGCGCCGCGCGGCAAGCAGGACTGGCGGGACGAGCCGCACGAGATCTGGTACCCCCGCACCACCGGCATCTGGCGCACGGTCTGGCTGGAGCAGGTGGGGTCGCGGCGCATCGCCGACGTCCAGTGGCGCGCCCACCCGCGGACGATGCAGCTCGACGTCCGCGTGGAGCTCGCCGCCCCCCTGGCCGGTGCCCGGCTGCACCTGCGGCTGCGCGCCGGCGACCGGCTGCTGGTCGACGACTCGGTGCGCGTGGACGGCCGGGTCGTCGAGCGCACCGTGCAGGTGGGGGACGGCGGCATCGACGACCGCAGCCGGCTGCTGTGGCGACCCGGGCCGGACCCGGTGCTGCTCGACGCCGAGCTGACGCTGGTCGCCGACGACGGCGAGCTGCTCGACGAGGTCGAGAGCTACACCGCGCTGCGCTCGGTCGAGGTCGGCGACGGGCGGCTGCTGGTCAACGGCCGTCCGGCGCCGCTGCGGCTGGTGCTCGACCAGGGCTACTGGCCCGACACCGGTGCCACCCCGCCCGACGTCGCGGCGCTGCGGCGGGACCTGGAGCTCACCCGGGCGCTGGGTTTCACCGGGGCCCGCAAGCACCAGAAGACCGAGGACCCGCGCTACCTCGCCCTCGCCGACCGGATGGGCCTGGTGGTGTGGGCGGAGATGCCGTCGGCGTACCGGCCCGGCCCGACGGCGAGCGCCCGGCTGCTGCGCGAGTGGGCCGACGTGGTGGTCGCCCACCGCGGGTTCCCGAGCGTGGTGGCGTGGGTGCCGCTCAACGAGTCGTGGGGTGTGCAGGAAGCCGAGGTCGACGAGCGGCAGCGCGGGCTGATCCGGGCGATGGCGGCGACGGCGGACGCGCTCGACGGCACCCGCCCGGTCTCGGCCAACGACGGCTGGGAGACCCTCGGCGGCGACATCCTGGGCGTCCACGACTACGAGCAGGACCCCGCGGTGCTCGGCGAGCGCTACGCCACGGCCGAGGACCTCGAGCGGCTGGCCACCGGACGCCGTCCCGACGGGTACCTGGCCGACCTGGAGCGGGCCGGCGTCGCGGGCCGGGCCGTCGTCCTCTCGGAGTTCGGCGGCGTGGCGCTGCGCTCCCCGGAGGACGAGGGCTGGGGCTACGCCGACGCCACCTCGCCGGAGGACCTGCTGGCCCGCTACCGCGCCCAGTGGGCCGCGGTGCACGGCAGCACCGCGCTCGCCGGCGCCTGCTGGACGCAGCTGACCGACACGTACCAGGAGGTCAACGGGCTGCTGGGCATGGACCGGGTGCCCAAGGTCGACATCGAGGCGCTGCGCCGGGCCACCCTCGGTGAGCCGGAGGCACCGCCCGCGCCGCCCGCGCCGCCCGCCCCGCCCAT
Proteins encoded:
- a CDS encoding acetyl-CoA C-acetyltransferase — protein: MAPQTRRAAIVGGNRIPFARSNSAYAQASNQDMLTATLDGLVARFGLQGAQVGEVVAGAVLKHSRDFNLTREAVLGSRLSAATPAYDVQQACGTGLEAAVLVANKIALGQIESGIAGGVDTTSDAPLAIHDEMRRVLITLSSARTLRQRLEALAGVRPGMFVPEAPRNTEPRTGLSMGDHQAITAKEWGVSREAQDELTVRSHQNLAAAYERGFFDDLVTPYLGLTRDENLRPDTSMEKLAKLKPVFGTGDPDATMTAGNSTPLSDGASAVLLASDAWAAERGLPVLAHLVDAQTAAVDHVHGGEGLLMAPAYAVPVLLARNGLTLQDFDFYEIHEAFASTVLATLEAWEDPAFCKERLGLDAPLGAIDRSKLNVNGSSLAAGHPFAATGGRIVASLAKQLHQEGPGRRGLVSICAAGGQGVVAILES
- a CDS encoding 3-oxoacyl-ACP reductase; amino-acid sequence: MTDWYRDLANSGVGSTLVEQLGLPRPAVLRRYEPGAPLLTGPAVVGTAGGGGLHEILTRVLEDAGVPVRSSAATDGERLGAVLLDATGGTGPADLAAAHEVLAPAVKRLGPSGRVLVLAHPPSDADSPAQAAARQALEGLVRSLAKELRNGATANLLFVPVGAEASVPGPVRFFLSGRSAYVDGQVVTLTAADVPAGEDAERPLAGKVAVVTGAARGIGAAIARVVARDGAHVVAVDVPAAGQSLAEVANEIGGTAFQLDITAPDAAQRLIAHLRERHGGVDVVVHNAGITRDKLLVNMDAARWNSVMAVNLQAQLDVTQALLDAHGVLRPGARVVCVSSQSGIAGNRGQTNYAASKAGIIGMVRAWAPAFAERGATINAVAPGFIVTEMTAKMPFGTREIGSRINSLQQGGLPVDVAETIAWLSQPSAAGVNGQVVRVCGQSFLGA
- a CDS encoding MaoC family dehydratase, whose amino-acid sequence is MARTVLEAAPSMPALFARAVATARGRGGDLPDTRLARTGVRVEAADLAAYDRVCGFPLADTLPPTHPHVLTFPLQLALMSDRSFPLALPGLVHVRNRVEVLRPVQADEALDLEVWAERFARHPRGATVDLCASVSAGGAEVWRSRSTYLARGARAPEGAPGSDLDLAVGDLARPVATWRVPDDAGRRYARVSGDVNPIHLSGLTAKAFGFKRAIAHGMWVKARALATLTGRLPDAMTVDVVFRKPLLLPSTVTLSTAAVGGGWDLAVRNARSGAEHLLGTVRPR
- a CDS encoding glycoside hydrolase family 2 protein, with product MEHTDPTEHPRPLLRRPWTSLDGEWEFAADPDLVGTVGGIAFDRTIRVPYAPETPASGVTWPGRLNRAWYRRRLPGRAGDRRTVLHFGAVDRICDVWVGGAHVTSHEGGYTPFSVDVTDFLGDDGADLVVRADDDPLDLEAPRGKQDWRDEPHEIWYPRTTGIWRTVWLEQVGSRRIADVQWRAHPRTMQLDVRVELAAPLAGARLHLRLRAGDRLLVDDSVRVDGRVVERTVQVGDGGIDDRSRLLWRPGPDPVLLDAELTLVADDGELLDEVESYTALRSVEVGDGRLLVNGRPAPLRLVLDQGYWPDTGATPPDVAALRRDLELTRALGFTGARKHQKTEDPRYLALADRMGLVVWAEMPSAYRPGPTASARLLREWADVVVAHRGFPSVVAWVPLNESWGVQEAEVDERQRGLIRAMAATADALDGTRPVSANDGWETLGGDILGVHDYEQDPAVLGERYATAEDLERLATGRRPDGYLADLERAGVAGRAVVLSEFGGVALRSPEDEGWGYADATSPEDLLARYRAQWAAVHGSTALAGACWTQLTDTYQEVNGLLGMDRVPKVDIEALRRATLGEPEAPPAPPAPPAPPIQPTRLSPS